Proteins encoded together in one Centropristis striata isolate RG_2023a ecotype Rhode Island chromosome 6, C.striata_1.0, whole genome shotgun sequence window:
- the LOC131973402 gene encoding myoblast determination protein 1 homolog: MELSDMSFPIPAADDFYDDPCFNTSDMHFFEDLDPRLVHVGLLKPDDSSSSPSPSPSSSPSSSPSSLLHLHHHAEVEDDEHVRAPSGHHQAGRCLLWACKACKRKTTNADRRKAATLRERRRLSKVNDAFETLKRCTSANPNQRLPKVEILRNAISYIESLQALLRGGQDDGFYPVLEHYSGDSDASSPRSNCSDGMTDFNGPTCQSKRRGSYDSSYFSETPNGGVKSSRSSVVSSLDCLSSIVERISTETSSLLPAPDATGSPQTDPVGEAAAPGPVQVPSPTAIQDPNLIYQVL, from the exons ATGGAGCTGTCGGATATGTCTTTCCCCATCCCCGCCGCCGATGATTTCTATGACGACCCCTGTTTCAACACCAGCGATATGCACTTCTTCGAGGACCTGGACCCGCGGCTGGTCCATGTGGGCCTGCTGAAGCCGGACGACTCCTCCTCTTCGCCCTCgccctccccttcctcctccccttcctcctccccGTCCTCCCTCCTGCACCTCCATCACCACGCCGAGGTGGAGGACGACGAGCACGTCCGCGCCCCCAGCGGGCACCACCAGGCGGGCCGCTGCCTGCTCTGGGCATGCAAGGCCTGCAAGAGGAAGACCACCAATGCAGACCGGCGGAAGGCGGCCACACTGCGGGAGCGCCGGCGGCTCAGCAAGGTCAATGACGCCTTCGAGACCCTGAAGCGCTGCACGTCGGCCAACCCCAACCAGCGGCTCCCCAAAGTGGAGATCCTGCGCAACGCCATCAGTTACATCGAGTCCCTGCAGGCGCTGCTGCGCGGCGGACAGGACGACGGCTTCTACCCGGTTCTGGAGCACTACAGCGGGGACTCAGACGCCTCCAGCCCCCGCTCCAACTGCTCCGACGGCATG acgGATTTTAACGGGCCAACCTGTCAGTCAAAGAGAAGAGGAAGTTACGACAGCTCTTATTTCTCCGAGACTCCAAACG GTGGTGTGAAGAGTTCCAGGAGCTCGGTGGTCTCTAGTCTTGACTGCCTGTCCAGCATCGTGGAGCGGATCTCCACCGAGACCAGCAGCCTGCTGCCGGCCCCCGACGCCACCGGGTCCCCGCAAACGGACCCCGTCGGTGAGGCAGCAGCCCCGGGGCCCGTCCAAGTCCCATCCCCGACCGCCATCCAGGACCCGAACCTGATCTATCAAGTCCTATAG